A region of the Apium graveolens cultivar Ventura chromosome 6, ASM990537v1, whole genome shotgun sequence genome:
ATCCACTAACAAGTCATGGATGAATTTATGTTGGTGAAGAAAAATTCCAGAATCAGAACGAGTTACTTCTAATCCCAGATAATACTTCACTAAACCTAAATCTTTTATAGTAAAAGACTGATCAAGAAAAACTTTGACTTGGGAGATAGTCTCGGAACATGTACCAGTCAAAAGAATATCGTCAACATAGACCAAAACTATGACAAAAATATCATGACGATTAAAGGTAAACAGGGAGTAATCTGCAGTTGTTTGTTTGAAACCGAAAGTAAGTAAAGCTGCTCCTAGTTTCTCAAACCATAACCTGGAAGCTTGTTTTAAACCGTAGATGCTTTTATTGAGACGACATACAAGAGGTACAGCAAAATTATACTGAGGATGGCCCTGTGGAAGTTCCATGTACACTTCCTCGGGTAAATCGCCATGTAAAAAAGCGTTATTTACATCAAGTTGATGCACAGGCCAAGACTTAGCTGAAGCAATAGAAAGAATGGTCCTAACAGTAACCATTTTGGCTACGGGTGCAAAAGTGTTGTGATAATCCTCCCCTGCAGTTTGGGTGTAGCCTTTGGCCACCAAACGGGCCTTGAATTTATCAATAACACCATTAGCTAAGTACTTGACTCTGTAAACCCAACGACAACCCACAACCTTTTTATTCTGCAGTAAAGGCATGAGAGTCCATGTATTGTTTGACTCTAAAGCAAGTAATTCCTTTGACATAGCCTCAATCCAACGAGAATCAGTTATAGCTTGGTTATAGTTGTAAGGTTCCTTAACAACATCTTTACTGACAACACATGAATAAATTGTGCTAGGAATTTTAGAATAAAGACTAAAACCATATTTAGTTGCATCAATTGGACAATCTTGCAGGACTGAAGTTGCAGAAATGCAGTTATTAGCAGAAGTGGTAATAGAAGAAACTGTATAATCTTTAAACCAAGAAGGCTGGATTTTTCTGCGTAAAGATACACGAGGGGCTGGAACACTGGGCATGACAGATGGTAATGTACCGGGTAAATCAGTAGAAACTGAATCAGGAGTAGGCTGAGCAGGGAAATCAGGAGAGATTGAATCAGGAGTAGTGAGGGTAGGTAATGAAGAATCATTAGAATTTTGTAATGAAAGATGAATTTCATGAACAGGAGTGTCAAATTCATGACAAACTGGATGAGGAGGGATGAAAATGGGGGAAGATACAGAAGGCTGAATGGAAGGAAATTGAGTTTCGTCAAAAATTACATGTCTGGAAACATGAATAGTTGATGTGATAGGATCATACAGCTTATAACCTTTTTGATGGGATGGATAACCGATGAAAATTGTTTTAAGGGCACGAGCAGCCAACTTATCACCTGAATGAAGTGACATATAGGCAAGACAACCAAACGCCTTTAAATGACCATAATCAGGTGGTTCTTTGAATAATTTGGCATAAGGAGTATCAAAATTCAACTTGGAGTTTGGCAATCGATTTATCAAATAGGTAGAGGTAAGTAAACAGCCTCCCCATAAAATGGTAGAAAGTTTACTTTGAAATAAGAGTGCTCGAGTCATTTCAAGAAGATTTCGATGTCTTCTTTCAATTTTACCATTTTGTTGGGGGGTATATGGGCAAGAAGTTTGATGAATAATTCCATGTTTAGAGAAAAAAGAAGACAATTCTGAGTTTACAAACTCTCGACCATTATCTGAACGAATGCACTTAATAGAACGCTTAAACTGATTTTGAACATAAAAATGAAAATCCTGTAAAGCCTGAACAGCGTGTTGTTTAGTAGGTAGAAGAATTGTCCATAAGGCTCTAGAATTGTCATCTAGGATTGTAAGAAAATACTTGCAACCATTGCAAGTTGAGGTGCGATAAGGTCCCCATAAATCACAATGCACAAGATCAAAGATGAAATCAGAATAAGAATGACTGATTGGAAATGGAAGTTTGCTTTGCTTAGCTAAAGGGCAAGTATCACAAGACAGTTTATGAGAATCAGATTTTAATCCTGACAACAATGGTATTTTTGACATAATTCGACTAGGGACATGACCCAACCTTTGATGCCATAACAAAGGTATAGATGCTGCAGCAATAGACAAAGCAGCAGGAAAAGAAGTAGATGAAGTGGAAGAATTACCAGGTTGATTTTGAAGCTGATATAACCCTCCATCAAGTTTACCAAGAATCTGAGGACTGGTCTGGGACTGGTCTGGGACTGGTCTGGGACTGGTCCTGCATAACACACTCGTTGGTAGTAAAGTAAATGTGAGAATTAGTCTGTGAAGCCAATTTGCTAATAGAAAGCAAATTAAACTTGAAAGAAGGAACTAAGAGAACATCATGAATAACAGTGGTAATTGGCTTTAGCATAACAGATCCTGAATGAGTGACAACAGAAGTCTCTCCATTTGGAAAGTTAACTGAAATTGGTTCCGGCAAAGCCTTAATGTCATGCATTGCTTTACTGTCACAACTCATGTGATTGGTAGCTCCAGTATCAAGTATCCACACATTGCTTGATAAATCAGAAATAGAAGTCAAAGAGAATGTTGTACCTGCCACATTGTGTCCATATGCAAAAGGTATGGAAGAGACTGAAGATTGAGGACCAGTACCATTCTTAAAAAAACACTGCATTAGTGTATTCATTTGTTGCTGCAGAACAGCCATCTGAGAATTCAAATTAGAGGAACTCTCTGATGCAGCTGTTGGATGAAGAGAAGAACTAGAATCAGAACTTCCAGAAGATGTACTGATGTGCATAGCATGATCAGATTTATGAGGCTGTGAAGTCTGGGGATTAGAAAAAACTCCAGTAGGCTTATTAAAGGGCCTTTTCTTGCCTTTGTTATTAGGGTGATAAGGATGATCCAAAGGATATCCTATCAACTTGAAACATTTATCTCGTGTGTGGTTTTTACCATGGCAATAGCTACATTCCAAAGAGCCAGAACTAGAAGGCTTATTTTGATGCTGAAAATGTTGTTTGGGCAAGCTAACCATCATAGCCAGTGGAGAAGATGTAGTATGAACTTGACGTTGCCTCTCTTCTTGTTTAAGCAGCATATAGGCTTGATTAACAGAAGGCCAAGGGTTCATCATAAGCAAATTTCCTCTAGCTGTAGTATAGCTTGTATGTAAGCCCATAAGGAATTGAATTAGCCTCTTCTTTTCTAGCTGTTCTTCCCAGTTTTTAGTGGCACCACAAGTGCACTTAACAACTGGTTCTAAAGCACGTAACTCATCCCATAGACCTTTAAGCTTGTGAAAGTAAAACTCAATGGAATCATTGCCCTGTTCTAACTTGAATAATTCTTTTTGCGTTTCATAGAACTTGTGACCACTAACAATCGAGAAACGATCATTAAGCGCATTCCAAACATCAATGGCGCTGTCCATATAATTCATGCTATTGCTAATATCATCCGATACAGTGTTAAGAATCCAAGTAATTACCATATCATTAACTCGTTTCCAGTGCGGAAAAAGCGAAGAATCAACAGCAGGAGCAACAAAATCACCAGTTAAAATGACAAGTTTATTCTTAGCAGAAAGTGCTATTTGTAAAGAACGTTTCCAGCTAGCAAAGTTATCAGATCCAGTAAGCTTCTTAGATATCAAAATCATACCAGGCTGATCATTATTGTGCAGAAATAATGGATGCATATTGACATTTATACTGGATACATCATCTGTGTTTGAAGAAAGAGGATCTGAATCACTTACTTGTGTAGTAGTATTGGTAGGACGATGAGAATGATCACCTGACACGGCATTGGCATACGATTGATGTCGTGCAGAAGCCATTAGAATCACAGATAAGTGAATCGATCGTATAAGATCAATTCAAAGTAATCGAGAAAGATTGAGAGAGATCAATCAATCAAAGATTGAGAAATATTGAGAGAGAGATAGGGATCGAGATCGATTGAGAAGATAAAATCTGAGAGAGATCGAGATCGTAAGAATAAGATCGAAAAGAAAAAATGAGAACAGATCGAAAATCAATCAATCACAAGAAAATAAACGAGAAGTATATGCGGaatagctctgataccatctaGAGTTTATTGAAGTTAACAAATCTCCATTAAAGCAATGAAGATCAAGAAAGTAGATGAAACTGTAACAGAATTGTATACGCACAAGACTGTAAGTCTACATTTTAgctgagaggaaaaatagaaatgattACAGAATATTGTAACTGAATTGAATTACAAAAGGTCTACTAAAAGACTATTTATAGTTTGACTTGATTAGACTACTACTAGAGACTACTAGTATTAACAATTAACATTCAGTTGAACATCCTATTAGCAGCTGTGCCAAACCTTTCAAAACAATGAAAATTATGTGTTGAGAAAGCAGAGTAGTCTCTAGATGTTTGGTTGGACAggtataatattattattttttaactTTATTTTCCTTCTTAAACTGTCGTTTTACTTTGACAACTCCCTAATTCTTGCTATTAAATCCAACTCGCAAAGACTTTACGTATTATCAACCAGAAATCAATAGTGCATACCTTTCTAAATTTTAACAGTTTTAACCTCCTGACATCTTGCATGTTGATGTTAGACTATGATTTTCTCATTTTGTCATGAATCTTTTGAAGTATCCTTTATTGAAAATCAAGTCATTTCCCTTCCTCGTCTTGGGATTAGTCGTGCCATGTGTGTAATGCCATTTGTTTCACTTGATAGGGGGAACCTCGTGTTTACAAATTGTGGCTGAATTAGCATATGGTCTGCAGTCTACTGATTTTTTGAAGACTAATATTAAGACCGTAACAACACTTATTTATTTAAATGTCCAGATCACTATTACTGGTAAGTATCAAATATCAATAGTGTTGTTGCGCTCCTTGACACATCTAGGGAAACTATAACCAGGTTACGAGTATGGTTACATTGGACTAGAGGATGTGAGTATGGTAGGTCGAACTTTAGTACCACTCTTGGTTCATCAAGAAAAGGCTAGGTGATAGCATAACCCGTCTCAACGAGGAATAGCATATTCAGAGATGACCATCAGAGGATGTATCTATTTACCAAAGCAAGGTTATGTTAAGAGAGTGATAGTATAGTTATATATGTAGGGTCCAGTTCCATGCGGACTGAACATGATTTTGAATCAAGGTAATTTATATAATGGATTGTTAGCAAAAACACCAAAATCTAGAGGTGTGCAAGTATGGTAGCAAGTATGATTTATCGTCACTACTCAAGGACTACATACAACATTAATCACACATGTTCATCAAACACTTTGGTTCTAGGAAGCAAGGACACGGGTGCGTTAGTACTAGTGCGTAGTGCGGTGATACGGGAATTCGACAAATATTATAATACGGTGATACGGGTGCGGGCGGATACGggaaaaataaacaaaaaattcatatatatatataaatatgggTGGCAATCCATGGAGGGCTCCCTTAGATAGAGGTCCGTAgagaaccattatttaaaaaatataaaatacataatttatttatttttcatcatatacagttacaaattttaattaccaaattaaaaacgaagttgcacaattttttttatttaagataTTATTGAAATTTGATGAAATAGTTTAAAGTAGCTCTGTAGTAGAATCACAGTTTAATCACACTTATCCAAAATTATTCCAcaatataattaaatttaaaatcaattttttttttcaaatttcaattgttaaacgttttattatatttaaatataattattattctacatTAGCAACGAATTTGATGAAATTCTATAATAGAATCAAGGGTTCTCTACGGTTCTCTATATAAGAGGGTTGTCTCTTGAAAAAAggcccatatatatatatatatatttcacgTTAAACATAATAAAACCTACTAACAAAACCAAAAATTGTACAAAAAATGAAACAAATGCAGCATTTATTAATCTAAAATACCAAAATACAAGTAATCTTTTAGTTTATGCAAAAATGAATACGATAATCGATACTTTTGTTGTAACTAAGAGACGTGGATACGTAATTTTGTGAATGTAGTGTGCTAAAATAGATTTTGACTACAATTTCTGAAGATAAAATTTCAGACTAGTATCGTGGAAGAATCCGTGTGTCCGATACGGGGACTCTGCATGTGACAAGCCCCAAGTGTCCCTGCTTCTTAGTTTGGTTATAACAATTTTTTTGGTTTATTAATTAATAACCTTTTTTTAACGAGCTTCTAGATTTAACTAATATTATAGAATGATAGTAATATATCTAAGCTTCacattaaataatatttaaaacaTAGTTAGAAgaattaaaacaaataaaatttgtaatttttttttattaatatacaAATAATAGCATATTAAAAGGACCTTGTGGCTCCCGCATCGCAAGGGAAAAAAGCTATTTTATAAATTTAAGTATCAAATattcatgtcactaaaatatgAAAATAAAATTAAGCACCAGATTAAATCATACACCACTCAAGCTCAATGTTAAAGTAACTATAACCTCTCGGTATAATAATTAATTCAACTACTAACTACACTAACAAATTTTTAGAATGAACTCACTAAAACGCCACGTGTAATACTTAATAACATAACTCTAGTTATCCCTATATAACAGAACTCCAATAATCTCATAATAGTGTTTCACAGTATTCCAACTTTATAGAATTTAGTTCATAATTAAATtctcaaaacaatttcaaaataatccaaaaatagCCAAGATATGTGATCATGATGAACTTGATAATTCTAAAAGATAATAGAAATGAAGCTAGTTTGAAGACATAATTGAATGTCTTCAATGCTTGAGTTCTTATAATGTATTGCTCTACTCAAACTAGGTATGATAATCCTTTGCATGTCTCTATAAAATAATCAATTCAATATTTTAATGCAAAGACAAGAGTATAATTTTCAAAAAAGAAATTTGTAGCCGACTTTTTGGCTTTGTGTCCTGATTGTTCCGTTCAGATTTTGATAGCTAGACCGCTCTTAAATTAGAGATTTTTCATAAGCTTTCTGTGGGCTGTTGAAATGTCTGAATTGGCCTTTCAGAAAGCCTAAACTGTAAAGACTGTGCAAGTTATCCAGAAAATTTGCTCTTTAAGCTGCAATCTGCATTCCTTCTTTATCAGATGATTCCTGCAAGAAGTATTATAGCTTATCAATAAAATATCTAATCTAATTCAATAGATCTTGTATATCGTTAGAAGATTCATAATAAACGTATGCATATTACACACTCAAACAGCCATGTATacaaaaaataaagaaatgtATAGAAAAGGGTGCACGGGGGTTTTATATCAGAGTGAGGTGATTATTTAGGATTGTAGAGTGTGTGGCTCCATTTTTGTGTTACAATCAGTTGAGTTATACAGTATTTTTTTTATGTTTGTTATTGTGTTATGACGTCGTCAATGTGGAAATGATTTCAATAACCTAACAAATTGGTATCAAGACCTAGGGTTTGAGGAAGAAATCATTGGTTAAATGTCAGCGACGAAGTGAATTGGTTTCTTGCAGATAGTTTGGTGTTGGAAGCAGTGCTGCTCATAGTTTGGTGATGTATGACTTGAGTCAACTGGGTGACACGATGGGGCTCAATGAGGGGCATATCTCAGTGTGTTGAACTGGAGGCGTAGCGCTCGTGAGGCGTGGTCGAGGCACGAAtatctaaaataaaataaaagccCAGAGTCAAAATTAAATTTAAGCCCAAATGGAAGCCCAAAATTGTAAGAAATCATTAATAAAGGAAAAAAACCTAACTCAAGATTGGTTTCAGTCTCTTTCTTGCATCTTCTAGCTTCTTTCCGCCGCTTTCTGCTTGTTGCTGCGTTCTGCCTCTTGCTTCATCTTCCTACTTGGTTCAAGCAAGGTATTAACAAATTCAGTGATTATCTCCATAACTCTGTTAATCAATTATGTCTTTTTTTCACATTAAAGACATAAATGCAGTTAGTATATATTTGATTCTCCTGGTATATGTATGATTTACTTTGTGTATTTCTGATATGTGTATCATATATTTCCTTAACAATCGTTACATATACCTAAATGACAAGATTATTTTTGATTTTGTGTCCAGATAATCTAAACTTAGATCTGCATTTTCACCTTCAAAATTGATTTCATTTCTGATTTTgttgaattttgaaatttgatTTCTTCTGATACATTTCTgatagtgtatatatatatttgggtTGATGACTTATAAGTTCATACTCAAGTTTGCTAGGGTCTCCGTTTAATCTCGATAGTGGTAGATGGAATAATTATGTTTGTTTTTATCTCAGATGTAATGGTGGTTTGTTGACTTCAACTACTGTTTATTATCATCATAGATGTTGCAAATTATGAACTTCTATTACCAAGGTCTTACTTTCTGTGTGTAATCTGCTTCAGTTTGATtctttttatataataaaattcTGATTTTGCGGCTTTAGATCCTTTTAATAACTTGAGCAATTTTGGTTCAGCAGCACATCATCAGTAAAGAGGACATTTGCCTGTTTCAGCACAAACTGAACACTCATATTTTGGATTTGAACAATTACACAACATCCTACATTTCCACATCTTCTAAGCCTAAAATTATTTAGTAGAAGCCTCAAAGCTGGTTTTCACTTTATATGATTACAACATATATCACCCATATTGATGAAATTGTGATCTGTAGACCCCTAGAGACTTTCAAGGAAAAGGATAATCCTTAAAAGCAGGAGAAGTTAAATGAACACTAGTTTATGTCATAGTAAATTAAAGATTAAAGTTGTGAAAACTAGTTTCACTGCTTAaaaatttttctttcttttactTGCTTGACATGTGTGTACTTATAGCTTGTACAAACATTTTTTTATCTAGTGTTACTTTTTACCGAGGTTATGTCTTCTTTTGCAGTTATCCAGTGCGAGAATATGGAGCAAAACTAGACCTTCAGCAGAAACAAGAGGTTGACGAATAAGTTGGAGACTATTAATGCGATCCCTGCTACTGTTCGAGGGGACATAGAGGAGCCGGTTCGGAAGAAGAGCCGAACAGAAGGCCACAGCTCACTGATTAACCTGAGTGATGACGGCACTTTGGAGCTGGTTGGTAATGGAGTCGCCTCTGGAGCAGAGATCCTGATAtccgggggggggggggggggcggGGGCGGAGTCCGGTAAATGTTGCGGGTGCTCAGACAAATCTTGCTGCGTCAAATTTTAGGGATTATGCGGCGGCCAGATCGCAGGTTTCCCGATCCCAGTCTCCAACCTTTGTGGTGGCAGCTAGCGGGTCGGGTGGTGGTGATGCTAGTGGCTCAGGCACAAAAAAGGTCGGTTATCTCTTTGGGGTTGCTCGTCGGAATGACTTGTCCCATGTCAGTACCCAGGATGAAGAGGAGCTGATGAAGAGGTACGACTACAAGACCCATGCCATTGATGTGCAGAGGGCTATGGGTTCGGTGAGTTCTTGAGTTCTGATTTTTTTTTCCTTGGTAAATTAGTTCAGAATTATGCTTGGATTTTTTCATGTGTTTTTTTATCTGTCTTGCAGTTGGTTTCCCAGGTCAATGGCTACATTGCTCGGGGCATTGACTTGGAGATGCAGCTGTGGGAGGAGAAGTGTCGGGCTGATGCTCTCGAAAGGGAAAAGGATGCAGCAGATGCGGAGGTAAGGAGGCTTCAGGGTTTAGTTTCCGAGCTAAAGGGCATGATCGGGGAGATCGAGGAGCAGTGTGACTTGGCGGAAGCCTCTATGATTGCCAAGGTCGAAGAGGTCTCGTCCTTGGAGAAAGTGATTAAAAGACTAAATGACCAGCTCTTGCAGGTCTCCATGGATTCTGAGGTCATCGCGTCATATAAAGCCTCGGAGGAGTTTGGTGAGTTGGTGACATTGCTTGAAGGTCCTTCAAAAGGGCTTTACTTGTGCTAAAGAGGTGCTGGTCCGGAACCCAAATGCTGACTTTTGCCATTTCGCCGATCACTTCCTCGAGATGACGGAGGAGAATCCCGGTTCAGTTGCGGACTCCAATTCCCCTCCCCCCGCCTAAGCTGCCTCAAATCCCGTTGTGGTGAGACTTCTCCTCCCCCTCCCCTGATATCTTGATCTTGGCACCCTTGCACGGGTTTGCTGGTGTCAGGCATTATAGATTTTTTAATGCTTTTGGTTTATACTATGCTGCTTAGTCCGGCTTTAACGCCCTTTCTTTTGCGGTACAAAATGCATCATTTAGTTTTGCTGTTCACATTGTTGTTgctttatttttcattttaattGTAAAAATTGTGCTTGTGCGATAGCTATATAGCACACACAGTCAAAcctaataattaataaattaataatctcgctaaaataatatttttcaaaataatttttaatcccgataaaataataaactttCTTGGTCCGGATCCTATTAAGGTTTAACTTTAATATAATATAGTTGTAAcaatttaaaactatttttttaaatttttaaaaaataaatggCATGAACTAGACAAATATATTTGAGATTTGAAATAAGATTTATTTAATCTAATTAACAAAAATTGTTAAATAATATGAAAATGCTAATAATTTGAATTCATTAATAGATAACAATTAAATGTTAGTTTGTCCCAAAAtcatttttctttttttcttcttttctaaACACTACATATATCAACTAACAAGAACAAGCATGTTGTATTAACAATGAAAAAAGAAACAATAAAATATCCGATAACAAAAATTACTTTGTTAAATGAACACTTAAGTATCAAAAAAATAATAGTTAATTAATTATAGGAAAAGACGtgaaaatttattaattttactTCATTTTTTATGTTGGGATCTAATTTTGGTAAAAATGATTTTGAAACAAAGAAAACAATTAAACACGGAAGGTTAAAACAATAAAACTGTTTGAGAAGAAAAGTTGAAAAAACGTGAGGAACAAATCTAcacttaaaattataaaaataatttattaattaataaaattaaaaaaatattttaaaatattagctAAAATAACCGTACTAAATGACTCTGCGATTACAGAGCATCAGGCTGTACAGTACAGTGCGCCCTCATTTGCTTTTGACCCCAAGATGTTCGACGCAATGTCTGAAAGAGGGACATTTTTTTCTTGGGTCTCAACAAATATGTGAAAACCAGACGTGGGCTGGTGCTTGTTCTGCTTATTTTGTCGGAGAAAAATAGTTTTTCTTTAGGGTGGTTAAGAATGGTGGTTACAAATGATTTTCTCATTCAGTCATGAATCTTTTGAGtatttttttctttaaaatcAAGTCGTTTCCCTTCCTCGTCTTGGGATTAGTTGTCTCATGTGTGGAATGCTATTTGTTTCATCAAGATAAGGCTAGCTGATAGCATAACCAATCTCAACAATGAGGAGTAGCATAttcagagatgaacatcaaagGATGTATCTACTTACCAAAGCAAGGTTATGTGCAGAAAGTGGCAGTATAAGTAAATATATAGAGTCCAGTTTCATAGTCAAGTGTGGATAGGAAATGATTTTGAATAAAggtaattatttatattatgcATTGTTTACAGATTTAATAATGATACAGCTTATAAAAATTTAACTTACTTATGTTGAAAATCAACCCACTAAAAAATAGCAAAAAGTGACCGGCATCTCTTTGATTGTGCATCCTGCCCACCAATGACATAAGATAATAAGATGTTTCGGCTTTAAATTTGTTGGCTACCTATTTAGATACGTAATTTATTCTCTTAAAAATCTACACATAAAAATCTAGATATATAATAAATGAGTTCCAAATAGTGCATTATAAGTGTCATACATCCTGCATGTGACGTTGACCAATATTGAAGGTTGTTTAGTAAATAGTGGAGTTATTCTTATAATCTAATTAtcttgatttaaattatgatcaAAACGACGCCTCTACTGTACCTACCTCCTACAAAACCAAGTCACGTAATATCCAAAGGCCTTCACGAGTCATTACCGAAGTAAGATCGGTTGTGTGATAGCTCCTAATCCTTCCCCGACATAAATGAATGCCTCACCCACAACTAAGAAACTAGAGATAAAAAAATAGCAAAGAAAACCATTTTTAAGAATAAAACATTTAAGAAAAGGGTCAAGTGGCAATAACACCCCTACGGTTTAGACTTAGGATTAAATATACCCTTGTGATTAATAATGGAGCAAATACACCCCTACTATTAGATTTATGGAGCAAAAAACCCCTCTCTGTTATGGTTTTTAACTAACATTaattttttttacgtatataTGTATTTATACATGATACTTCATAGCAATTTACACATATAGTACACAAAACGTTCAAACTCCCATCCCTGAATCTCATGAAGTAAATAATTAGTAGACATGAGTTTTTTCTTTtctttaatataaatatattttttgtgGGTCATATAAATATTTGATTC
Encoded here:
- the LOC141668424 gene encoding uncharacterized protein LOC141668424 isoform X2; protein product: MASARHQSYANAVSGDHSHRPTNTTTQVSDSDPLSSNTDDVSSINVNMHPLFLHNNDQPGMILISKKLTGSDNFASWKRSLQIALSAKNKLVILTGDFVAPAVDSSLFPHWKRVNDMVITWILNTVSDDISNSMNYMDSAIDVWNALNDRFSIVSGHKFYETQKELFKLEQGNDSIEFYFHKLKGLWDELRALEPVVKCTCGATKNWEEQLEKKRLIQFLMGLHTSYTTARGNLLMMNPWPSVNQAYMLLKQEERQRQVHTTSSPLAMMVSLPKQHFQHQNKPSSSGSLECSYCHGKNHTRDKCFKLIGYPLDHPYHPNNKGKKRPFNKPTGVFSNPQTSQPHKSDHAMHISTSSGSSDSSSSLHPTAASESSSNLNSQMAVLQQQMNTLMQCFFKNGTGPQSSVSSIPFAYGHNVAGPVPDQSQTSPQILGKLDGGLYQLQNQPGNKYK
- the LOC141668424 gene encoding uncharacterized protein LOC141668424 isoform X1, with translation MASARHQSYANAVSGDHSHRPTNTTTQVSDSDPLSSNTDDVSSINVNMHPLFLHNNDQPGMILISKKLTGSDNFASWKRSLQIALSAKNKLVILTGDFVAPAVDSSLFPHWKRVNDMVITWILNTVSDDISNSMNYMDSAIDVWNALNDRFSIVSGHKFYETQKELFKLEQGNDSIEFYFHKLKGLWDELRALEPVVKCTCGATKNWEEQLEKKRLIQFLMGLHTSYTTARGNLLMMNPWPSVNQAYMLLKQEERQRQVHTTSSPLAMMVSLPKQHFQHQNKPSSSGSLECSYCHGKNHTRDKCFKLIGYPLDHPYHPNNKGKKRPFNKPTGVFSNPQTSQPHKSDHAMHISTSSGSSDSSSSLHPTAASESSSNLNSQMAVLQQQMNTLMQCFFKNGTGPQSSVSSIPFAYGHNVAGPVPDQSQTSPRPVLRFLVNLMEGYISFKINLGTSTNEVNSAGIRA
- the LOC141668425 gene encoding uncharacterized protein LOC141668425 → MKRYDYKTHAIDVQRAMGSLVSQVNGYIARGIDLEMQLWEEKCRADALEREKDAADAEVRRLQGLVSELKGMIGEIEEQCDLAEASMIAKVEEVSSLEKVIKRLNDQLLQVSMDSEVIASYKASEEFGELVTLLEGPSKGLYLC